In Lepus europaeus isolate LE1 chromosome 19, mLepTim1.pri, whole genome shotgun sequence, the genomic window CCAGCTGGGACCACGGCCGGcttggggacacaggagtgattGTGATCATTGTTAGTGGGGTTGTCACCCATGTCTTTGTAGTTCCTGGGCTTTATGGCTTTGCAGGTTCCCTCAGACTTTAGGCTATCACCACCCATTTCCCAAAGGCAACTAAGGCTCCTGCCAATTCAGCGAATTCCTGAGAGGCTGAGGGAGTATAGCCTGGGCGGCCAACATGTAGGATCATCATCAATTACATTTTCGGAGTGAGCATAGACCAGGCGAGATTTCCTGAGACGAGTAGGTTTAGGGTGTCCCAGTACGTGGACATTCATCCTGTGAAACTTCCCTGACCCTACTGGCACAGAGACTGCGGTGAGCCCAGGCAAGCTCCAGGAAGGCGAGGTATTCGTCACCAGCCCGGAACCTTTGTTCTCTAGTTCTTTCAGGTTCCGGGAGCGGAGCTTCGCGGGGCCGGAAGTGGAGGCGGTTGGTGGGGTTGGCGGAGCTGAGGACGCAGCGCGGGCGGCAGTTTGCTAGCTGCGGGTGGACGGAGTAGTGACCTGCGTCCGGGTGTCTGGGCCCTGTGAGGCTGGGCGAGACTGGGCTGTGCGCGGCGGCGGTGGAACGAACGTCGTGCGGGTGGGGCGCCCGCGGCTGGGCCCATGGCCTCCTGCGCGAGCATCGACATCGAGGACGCCACGCAGCACCTGCGGGACATCCTCAAGCTGGACCGGCCCGCGGCGGGTGAGCGGGGATAGCGGGTGTGGGCCCTCAGCGAACAAGCAAAAGGGATGCGAGGGTCTGAACCGCTCTTAGGGCCCGCAAGTCCCTAAGGACTACGTCTGTATTCCGACCGGTGAGGGCGTATGGGAGTCGGAGCCTTGGATCCCTGAGCTTACCCCGCGGTAGGCGCAGACCCCTGAGTGACTCTCTCCCCGTCCCCGCGCCAGGCCATTCTTCACCTTCAGCGTTTCGGCTGAAGGTGAAGTCCCCCTCTCTGAATCCACTGGACCCTTCTGGCTTCCTGGCCTCAAGATCTGTTCCTGGAGCTGTCTCAGTGCTCTTCCTCTTTGACCCGGGTTCAGCACCTGCAGGGCTCCGGCTCTGTATACTGAGTTCTGGACCTGGATTTAAGCGTTGTGCTGGAGGGATGCTGGTTCCCCTCTGCAACTGGCCTTTCCCTCTGGAATGCAGACCCCAGGCCTGTTGTGAAACTGAGTTCCAGAAGAAAGGTGGCCAGCCCCGGGTCCCATCTTTCTGAGTTGAAGGCAGCTGCGCCGATTGGATTAGGTTATAGCATCCACAAGCTCTAATTTGTTCCCATTCATTCAGATTTTACTCAGACTCTTAGTAAATCTCGGAACTGCTTTTGCCGTCAGAGAGCCCCCAGAACACAGAGAGCTAAGGATTGTGATCTAATGTTGTCGTGAAAAGAGAAGTGTTTTGACACTTTGATGGGAAGAGGTTTGAATGGGAGCTGGAGATTTCGGAGCACAGCACTGACAGAGGAGGTTGTGTAAGCTGGGTCTTGAGTGTCTAGAAACGCACCCAAGACAACTACATAGAAACCTCTTATTTATTGCAAAAAGGAAATAGCCCATGTGAAGGCACTCAAGTTCTCTGACAGGCTCAGGGATCTGTAAAAAGCTGTGATGGATCAGGGACTgactggtggtggtggggtgggtgtGCAGTGGCCTCAGCTGAGAACTGGTGTTTCCTCAGACctagttcttccacctgctggaagGTTCAGCCTGAGCGCTTCTGGAAGCAGGCACTGATGCTCACTGAGTGGGTTTAGCTTACCCAGTCTGCCTGAGGAAATCTACCTGCTGTCTGAGACCACTGGGCTCTTTGCCCCAAGCCTGGAGTGTGTGCACCCCTTCCTGGAAGCTTGGCTTGGGGCTTTTGTGCTAATGGGCTGCTGAGCAGACTCTGCAGAGGTTCAGTAGAGCCTGGCGTGGCCAACtgtgtgcagcctgggcctgCTGTTTGCTTATCCTCATGGTAGGCTGCCTGCAAGGGAGAGTGGCCGGCTTATGCCTGAGCAGCTAAGGTGGCTCGCGTTGATTTGCACTTCGTTTCACTGTTTGAAGCTCTTGATTGTCTCCTCTTGTTGTAGGACCTCAACCTGTTTTGTGACTGGAAACTTGCCATATTCCTAAATGTGGAGCCATAGTTTCCTTGCCACTTGGAAATTTAAGCAATAATGTCTGAGCCCATAGagtgtttgagacccagctgatgCCAACAACTGAAATGCTGTCTTCCCTGACTCCACACCCACctcactgtctctcttctctatctAGCTCCTTCGAGTCTGTTCCTTCTGCCTTTTCCTGCCTGAGGTAGCCTCGTCTGAGCTTTTTCTGTGTGGGGAGGGCCTCTTCCTTTCATATCCCCACATCCGATCCTGCCTTGTCCTTCTCTGCCTTGGGTACTCATCTCTCCAAACCCTGCCACTTTCTTGGTCTAGGCCCTGTTGTCAGTAAATTCTCAACTGTTTTGTGTGCTTCCTTAGAGCAGTCAGCCCGCTGGCAACAGCTGACCCTGCCACCTTCCCCTTTAAAACTCTTTTGTGGCTCTCATAGCTCATAGAGAGAGTCTGGGAACCCCAACAGCATACCTGAGGCCTCTGCAGCCTTGTTTCTCCTCTGTCCTCCTCATGTTTGTGTTCTGGCCACAGTGGCTATGGTGGTGCCTTCTCTGTGAAGTCTTTCCTAACCCTTTCCATTCCCTTCCTCAGGCACACAGAGTTCAATGTGCTAATTGGCCTCAGAGTGTCCTTGAAGATTTGTTCCCTTCCTGCAGGTAGAAGAGCCTCACGCTCAGCCTTGTCCTGGCATACATTAGTTTATTGGACAAGAGATGAACAAAGGGCTCTCTTTCCCATGAAAATGCCTTGCTTtggatctggcattgtggcatagcaggtacagccattgcctgcaatgccagcagctcatgtgggcgctggtttgagtctttgctgctctacttctgatccaggtccatgttaacacgcctgggaaagcagcagaaagtgggcccctgcacctacattggagacctggaagaagctcctggcacctggctttggcctggcccagccctggccattgtagccatttggagagtcaagcagcagatggaagatctctctctagctctccctctctctctgtaacgctgactttcaaataaataaaatcttaaaagatagaGAAACGAAAATGCCTTGCTCAGCTGAGTGTTCATGGTTCTGGAAAGAAGCTCTGAAGGGGCTAGCGGGCAAGTGGAGCAACCTTGTCAGGGTGGCCCTCTCTGTCCTCAGGCCCCAGTGTGGACAGCCAGCGGCCATCCAACGCCTATAATGGGGACCTCAATGGGCTCCTGGTCCCAGACCCCCTCTGCTCAGGTGATGGTACCGCAACAGCCAAGCCTGGTGTCCGGACCATGCCACCTATTAACCTGCAGGAGAAACAGGTCATGTGAGTagcctgggaggtggtggtggtggtgagggtgtCTTTGGGGCGTCTGCTAACTGAAGGCATGAGATGGAGAGGCAGGAGGGATCAGCAGTTTCGGCTGCATGCCCCTCTGGGTGCTCTGAACCACACTGAGCTTGCACTGGGTCGGGGGTGAGGACGAGATCAAGGGCTTGGCCCGGACACCTGGTTTAGGGTGAAAGTAAGCTCATCCTCAAGGAAGGAGGTGAGCTAGGGGAGCTGAGCACTTGGGATTATACCTGCCTTCACTGGGGTGGCTGTGTCCTTTTCTCCTCCCAACCCTGCCCTTTGAACCTTTGGGTGAACAAGAGACAAGGGTTGTGCACCCCtctcccagctgcctctcaggagaTGACAGCTCTACCTGCATTGGGATTTTGGCCAAGGAGGTGGAAATTGTGGCCAGCAGTGACTCTAGTATTTCGAGCAAGGCACGGGGGAGCAACAAGGTAGGTACCAAGATTTCATGGCATTCTGTGTAACACCTAGGGGCACATCCATCCTCTTTTCTCCCCCATGCTGCCAGTTCTTATGAGGACCACCTTGAAAAATAGGTAGAATGCCCCAGTTTCAGGAAGCCGGGGTTGGCTGCCTCGATTCTGTGGGAATCTGTTCTCAGAATTTGAACGGTATGGATTGCGCCTGTGGCCTCTCTCATCCCTAAGGTTGCTAGGACCCCCCTCGCAGCCCCAGGGGAagctgccccagccctcagcTTCTATGACCTCCCTCATTCTGGTTTCTCAGGTGAAAATCCAGCCTGTTGCCAAATACGACTGGGAGCAGAAGTACTACTATGGCAACCTGATTGCTGTGTCTAACTCCTTCTTGGCCTACGCCATTCGGGGTGAGTAGGGGTAGACCAGAGAAGAAAGAATTCTGCTTGAAACCCAGAGATCCAGAACCAGTGTCAGCCTAATCAGACCTTAGGGGCGCAAAAGAAGGCTTGTCCTTGCTGTCCAGGCCTTGGAAAGCCGGGTGGGGAAACCCAAGCCTCAGACGACAGTGGTGATGGTGACAGGCAAGGGTCGGGCTTCTCTCAGCTGCCTGGATACTCACTCATTGCCCACTGCTGTCCTAATTGCAGCTGCCAACAATGGCTCCGCAATGGTGCGAGTGATCAGTGTCAGCACTTCAGAGCGGACTCTGCTGAAGGGCTTCACAGGCAGTGTGGCTGACCTGGCCTTCGCACACCTCAACTCTCCACAGCTGGCCTGCCTGGATGAGGCAGGCAACCTGTTCGTGTGGCGCTTGGCTCTGGTTAATGGCAAAATTCAGTATCCATTTTTGGGCATGGGGTTGTGGGGGCTTTCAGACACACATCATCATCTACCTATCTAGCCCTTAACACCTGCTCAGAGAGGAGATCTTGGTCCATATCCAGCAGCCAGAGGGCACGCCACTGAACCACTTCCGCAGGATCATCTGGTGCCCCTTCATCCCAGAGGAAAGTGAGGACTGCTGTGAGGAAAGCAGCCCAACTGTGGCCCTGCTGCATGAAGACCGGGTGAGGGAACTGGGCACGGTGGGGGAGGCAACGAAGCAGCCATATTGCAGGCATAGGCTGAGCACTCACCTCCCCGTATACTCCAGGCTGAGGTGTGGGACCTGGACATGCTCCGCTCCAGCCATAGCACCTGGCCCGTGGATGTCAGCCACATCAAGCAGGGCTTCATTGTGGTAAAAGGCCACAGCACGGTATGTCTGCAACTGACCGTCTTCCCTGCCCCACATCTGTTCCCTGTGTCCACAGCTGCCCAGGCAGCTTGACTGGCACTTCACCATGGGGACTCTGAGCCCAAAACAGCCATCACCTGTGGAGCTTACTCCTCCCTAGCTGTGCCCTGCAGGTCTGGTCTTTTCTAAAGCACCACCCCCCTCATTTCAGTCAGCCACACAATTGTGTGGGTCCACTGTGGGTCAGCCCAGCTCACTACTGCCCTCACCTGGAAAGAGCTCATTCCTACATGTAGTAAGATGGCAAAGCAAAACTCTTTGGGTTTTTCCCAGTGCCTAAGTGAAGGTGCCCTCTCCCCTGATGGAACTGTCCTGGCTACTGCGAGCCATGATGGCTATGTCAAGTTCTGGCAGATCTACATTGAGGGGCAGGATGAGCCAAGGTAAGGCCAGGCTTAAGGGACCAGAACCCCCTGAGGTAGGAGAGCCAGTCGCTCACTCAAGTCCCTCATCTGCCTGCGTACAGGTGCCTGCATGAGTGGAAGCCTCATGATGGGCggcctctctcctgtctcctgttTTGTGACAACCATAAGAAACAGGACCCCGAGTGAGTGAGTGGGCAGGCAAGTGGGCAGTGGACTGAACAGGGGCTCTTAGCAGGGTGCGCAGGCAGCCACTCAGTGCCTTGCTGCTTTGCAGGGTCCCGTTCTGGAGGTTCCTCATTACTGGTGCTGACCAGAATCGGGAGTTGAAGATGTGGTGCACAGTGTCCTGGACATGCCTGCAGACGATTCGGTGAGtaggggctgggtgctgggcacGGGCCTAAAGGTTGGGGATGTGGCCTCTTTGAACACCCATTCTCATGTACTTGCTCTGTGGCTCCCTAGCTTCTCCCCAGATATCTTCAGCTCAGTGAGTGTGCCCCCCAGCCTCAAGGTTTGCCTAGACCTTTCAGCAGAATACCTGATTCTCAGCGATGTGCAACGGAAGGTAGGCTGCCATGGGGCACTCGGGGCAGGATGTGTGCATATCTGCAGCCCTCCCAGCCTCGGCGCTCACCTGGGAACGTGCCACCCGTGCAGGTCCTCTATGTGATGGAGCTGCTACAGAACCAGGAAGAGGGCCGTGCCTGCTTCAGTTCCATCTCGGAGTTCCTCCTGACCCACCCAGTGCTGAGCTTTGGGATCCAGGTTGTGAGTCGCTGCCGGCTGCGGCACACTGAAGTGCTGCCTGCCGAGGAGGAGAATGACAGTCTGGGGGCTGGTGAGCTGCCTTGAGGTCAGGACTGTATGTTGGTGTGTGGGGATCCAAGGCACAGAGAAGGTCAGGGGCTGAAGCACCCGTGCTGTCCTTTCAGATGGTACTCAGGGAGCTGGTGCCATGGAGTCTGCAGCCGGTGTGCTCATCAAGCTCTTCTGTGTGCATACTAAGTAAGCGTGTTGGGAGACCCCTCAGCACCTTACCTGGGTCCCTCCCTGCTCCTTACTCACCCTGGCCCATTTGAGCACTCTGttttccctcttctcttcctgCAGGGCACTGCAAGATGTGCAGATCCGCTTCCAGCCACAGCTGAACCCTGATGTGGTAGCTCCACTCCCCACCCACACGTCCCATGAGGACTTTGGTGAGCGAAGGGTGAAAGGGAAGCCAATTGGATTCACTGGGGCCAGAGATCTGACTCACATGTTAGCTTTCCCCACAGCATTTGGAGAGTCTCGATCTGAACTAGGCTCTGAAGGCCTGGGATCCgcctctcctggctcccagcctgacCTGCGACGCATCGTAGAGCTGCCTGCACCTGCTGACTTCCTCAGTCTGAGCAGTGAGACCAAACCCAAGTTGATGACACCTGATGCCTTCATGACGCCCACTGCCTCCCTACAACAGGTACTTCCCCAGGGTAGGGGGACCTGGGAGTGCCCCGCTCACAGGCCACAGCCCTTACTCTTTACATCTCCCCAGATCACTGCATCGCctagcagcagcagtagcagcagcagcagcagcagcagcagtagcagtagcagcagcagctctCTTACAGCTGTGTCCGCTATGAGCAGCACCTCAGCTGTGGAGCCCTCCTTGCCAAGGTGAGGCAAGGGTCAGAGATGGAGTATGGGAGGGTCTGGTTTCAAGTAATGCCAAGCTTTGACTGCTCATACCTCAGCCTTCCTGCCACCAGGCCACCTGAGGAGCTGACCTTGAGCCCCAAGCTGCAGCTGGATGGCAGTCTGACAGTgagtggcagcagcagccttcaGGCAAGCCCACGCAGCCTCCTGCCTGGCCTACTCCCAGGCCCAGCCGACAAATTGACTCCCAAAGGgcctgggcaggtgtgtgtgtgtgtgtgtgtgtgtgtgaagtgcaCAGTAGCAGGTAGATGGCAGCAGGAAAGGTTGGCAATAGTCTGCTCCCATACACCCTTTCTGCTGGCCCTGCTCTGCTGCACTGCTCCTGTTTCTCCTGAGGTTATGTCGacctccccatccctccctcctttcctgggCTGTGGTGCTGTTTCTGACCTATACCCCGCTTCACCGCTGTCTCTCGCCAGTACTAATACCAGTGTCTTAGATCTGTGCTTTGCCACTCCACAGTCCCTCACTGAATCCCCCATCTTTGGCCCACCTCAGGTacctcctgctgcctctgcaCTGTCCTTGGAGCTGCAGGAAGTAGAACCTCTAGGACTaccccaggcctcccccagcCGTACCCGTTCCCCTGATGTTATCTCTTCGGCTTCCACTGCCCTGTCCCAGGACATCCCTGAGATTGCGTCTGAGGCCCTGTCCCGTGGCTTTGGCTCCTCTGCCCCTGAGGGCCTTGAGCCAGACAGTATGGCCTCAGCTGCTTCAGCACTACACCTGCTATCCCCACGGCCCCGTCCAGGGCCCGAGCTTGGCCCCCAGCTTGGCCTAGATGGAGGCCCTGGGGATGGAGATCGGCATAGTACCCCTTCCCTCCTGGAGGCAGCCTTGACCCAGGAGGCTGTGACTCCTGATAGTCAGGTCTGGCCTACGGCACCTGATATTACTCGTGAGACCTGTACCACTCTGGCAGAGAGGTGAGGAGCTTAAAAGGGGAAAAGTGGTGGGAAGGGCTTCGTATAGTGATTCACTGCTAAGTTGGACTTTCCTCCAGCCCCAGGAATGGCCTCCAGGAAAAGCACAAGAGCCTGGCCTTCCACCGACCACCGTATCACCTGCTGCAGCAACATGATAGCCAGGACACTAGTGCTGAGCAAAGGTGGGCACCACCCTACACCATTCCCCTCATAGGGGAGGGCAACGGGTGACCAGATACtcatccctccctctgcctcccacagtgaccaTGATGATGAGGTGGCCAGCCTTGCTTCTGCCTCAGGAGGCTTTGGCACCAAAGTTCCCCCTCCTCGGCTGCCTGTCAAGGACTGGAAAACCAAGGGATCTCCTCGGGCTTCACCCAAGCTCAAGCGGAAAAGCAAGAAGGATGATGGGTAAGGGGGATCCTGGGACCAAGGAGAGGGATGGTCTCCTGGCTACCAGACATGGCCTGATGTGCTCCTCACCTATGGCAGGAATTCAGCCGTGGGATCCCGGCTTACAGAGCACCAGGTAAGAACAAGCACCCCTTCCTTCTCGTGGGACCCCATCCTGTAAGTGTGGGGAAGGACTTTGGGGCATTCCCTGGTCTGTGTGGTGTCTGGTGTGTGACTGTCAgtactgctggcaggtggcagagccTCCTGAGGACTGGCCAGCATTAATTTGGcaacagcagagagagctggcagAGCTGCGGCACAACCAAGAAGAACTGCTGCAGCGCCTGTGTGCCCAGCTCGAAGGCCTGCAGAGCACGGTCACAGGCCATGTGGAACGAGCACTAGAGACTCGGCATGAGCAGGAACGTATCCTTGAGGGTGGTAGCACAGCCCAGCATAGCACAGAAGTAAAGGCAGCATCCTTGGCCCAGGAAGCGGTATGGCAGCTGTTCCAGGCTTGTTCCTTAGCTGCAGTGCAGAGCGGCGGCTGGAGCGGGCACTGGCTGAGGGGCAGCAGCGGGGTGGGCAGCTGCAGGAGCAGCTGAcccagcagctttcccaggcactgtcTTCAGCTGTGGCTGGGCGGCTGGAGCGCAGCATTCGGGATGAAATCAAGAAGACGGTTCCTCCATGTGAGTTCTGTGTGAAGACTTCCTTTGGGTGGgccaggtgggggtgggtgtgcTTGTCAAATTTCCTTCCCTGACTCTCCCTGCCCCTTGCTCCTCAGGTGTCTCCAGGAGTCTGGAGCCCGTGGCAGGTCAACTGAGTAACTCAGTGGCTACCAAGCTCACAGCTGTGGAGGGCAGCATGAAAGAGAACATCTCTAAACTGCTCAAGTCCAAGGTGATACAGGACCTAAGATGGTAGGGGGTGAGGTGTTGGTGGGCTTAGGCCAAGGTGGGCTCAGGGTTTCAACTCAGCCCCTCCCTCCGCATTAGAACTTGACAGATGCCATTGCCCGAGCAGCTGCAGACACATTACAGGGGCCAATGCAGGCCGCTTACCGTGAAGCCTTCCAGAGTGTGGTGCTGCCTGCCTTTGAGAAGAGCTGCCAGGCCATGTTCCAGCAGATCAACGATAGCTTCCGGCTGGGCACACAGGAATGTGAGTGGGGTCATATGCCCCGGCGTGGGTGGGGCTGTCCTCTTCTCTCTTACCAGTCTTGTCACGGTCCCTGCGGTTACCCTTCAGACTTGCAGCAGCTAGAAAGTCACATGAAGAGCCGGAAAGCACGGGAACAGGAAGCTCGGGAACCTGTGCTGGCTCAGCTGCGGGGCCTGGTCAGCACGCTGCAAAGTGCCACTGAGCAGATGGCGGCCACTGTGTCCAGCAGCGTTCGGGCTGAGGTGCAGCACCAACTGCACGTGGctgtgggcaggtgtgtgagtgGGGCATTAGCCGAGGTAGTGGGTTTGGGGAGGCTCACATTGGGCGCCCTGTCCACCTTATCGGTCTTGCTTTCATTTGCAGCCTGCAGGAGTCAATTTTAGCACAGGTACAGCGTATCGTCAAAGGTGAGGTGAGCGTGGCACTCAAGGAGCAGCAGGCTGCTGTCACCTCCAGCATCATGCAGGCCATGCGCTCAGCTGCTGGCACACCTGTCCCCTCTGCCCATCTCGACTGCCAGGCCCAGCAAGCCCAcatcctgcagctgctgcagcaggGCCACCTCAATCAGGCCTTCCAGCAGGTACAGCAGTTATTGGGTCTGGGTAGGGGCCAGGTGTCTCCTAAGCAGGCCCACACAACATACCTTTCATACCTTCCACCAGGCGCTGGGCCATTCTGCCCCAGTGGACTACTCTTGG contains:
- the EDC4 gene encoding enhancer of mRNA-decapping protein 4 isoform X4, translated to MASCASIDIEDATQHLRDILKLDRPAAGPSVDSQRPSNAYNGDLNGLLVPDPLCSGDGTATAKPGVRTMPPINLQEKQVICLSGDDSSTCIGILAKEVEIVASSDSSISSKARGSNKVKIQPVAKYDWEQKYYYGNLIAVSNSFLAYAIRAANNGSAMVRVISVSTSERTLLKGFTGSVADLAFAHLNSPQLACLDEAGNLFVWRLALVNGKIQEEILVHIQQPEGTPLNHFRRIIWCPFIPEESEDCCEESSPTVALLHEDRAEVWDLDMLRSSHSTWPVDVSHIKQGFIVVKGHSTCLSEGALSPDGTVLATASHDGYVKFWQIYIEGQDEPRCLHEWKPHDGRPLSCLLFCDNHKKQDPEVPFWRFLITGADQNRELKMWCTVSWTCLQTIRFSPDIFSSVSVPPSLKVCLDLSAEYLILSDVQRKVLYVMELLQNQEEGRACFSSISEFLLTHPVLSFGIQVVSRCRLRHTEVLPAEEENDSLGADGTQGAGAMESAAGVLIKLFCVHTKALQDVQIRFQPQLNPDVVAPLPTHTSHEDFAFPTAFGESRSELGSEGLGSASPGSQPDLRRIVELPAPADFLSLSSETKPKLMTPDAFMTPTASLQQITASPSSSSSSSSSSSSSSSSSSSSLTAVSAMSSTSAVEPSLPRPPEELTLSPKLQLDGSLTVPPAASALSLELQEVEPLGLPQASPSRTRSPDVISSASTALSQDIPEIASEALSRGFGSSAPEGLEPDSMASAASALHLLSPRPRPGPELGPQLGLDGGPGDGDRHSTPSLLEAALTQEAVTPDSQVWPTAPDITRETCTTLAESPRNGLQEKHKSLAFHRPPYHLLQQHDSQDTSAEQSDHDDEVASLASASGGFGTKVPPPRLPVKDWKTKGSPRASPKLKRKSKKDDGNSAVGSRLTEHQVAEPPEDWPALIWQQQRELAELRHNQEELLQRLCAQLEGLQSTVTGHVERALETRHEQEQRRLERALAEGQQRGGQLQEQLTQQLSQALSSAVAGRLERSIRDEIKKTVPPCVSRSLEPVAGQLSNSVATKLTAVEGSMKENISKLLKSKNLTDAIARAAADTLQGPMQAAYREAFQSVVLPAFEKSCQAMFQQINDSFRLGTQEYLQQLESHMKSRKAREQEAREPVLAQLRGLVSTLQSATEQMAATVSSSVRAEVQHQLHVAVGSLQESILAQVQRIVKGEVSVALKEQQAAVTSSIMQAMRSAAGTPVPSAHLDCQAQQAHILQLLQQGHLNQAFQQALTAADLNLVLYVCETVDPAQVFGQPPCPLSQPVLLSLIQQLASDLGTRTDLKLSYLEEAVMHLDHSDPITRDHMGSVMAQVRQKLFQFLQVEPHNSLGKAARRLSLMLHGLVTPSLP